GTCGTCGACGATTCCACCGACACCGAGCCGCGTTCGCCGGTCGTGACCGTGATGGGTCACGTCGACCACGGCAAGACCTCGCTGCTCGACGCGCTGCGCCATGCCAACGTCGTCTCCGGTGAAGCCGGCGGCATCACCCAGCATATCGGCGCATATCAGGTGTTGTCGCCCGAGAGCGGCAAGAAGATCACCTTCATCGACACGCCCGGTCACGCCGCGTTCACCGCGATGCGCGCCCGCGGCGCCAAGGTGACCGACATTGTCGTGCTAGTCGTCGCGGCCGATGACGGCGTGATGCCGCAGACGGTCGAAGCCATCAACCACGCCAAGGCGGCGCGCGTGCCGATCATCGTTGCCATCAACAAGATCGACAAGCCGGACGCCAAGCCCGAGCGCGTGCGCACCGAGCTGCTCCAGCACGAGGTGCAGGTGGAATCCTTCGGCGGTGAAGTCGTCGACGTCGAGGTGTCCGCCAAGAACAAGACCAATCTCGACAAGCTGCTCGAGATGATCGCGCTGCAGGCCGAGATCCTCGACCTGAAGACCAATTCGCACCGCCCGGCCGAAGGCACCGTGATCGAGGCCAAGCTCGACCGCGGCCGCGGTCCGGTCGCGACCGTGCTGGTTCAGCGCGGCACGCTTCGCGTCGGCGACATCATCGTCGCCGGCGCCGAAATGGGCCGCGTCCGCGCGCTGATCTCCGATCAGGGCGAGACGGTGCAGGAAGCCGGCCCCTCGGTGCCGGTCGAAGTGCTCGGCTTCAACGGCCCGCCCGAGGCCGGCGATCGCCTCGCGGTGGTCGAGAACGAAGCCCGCGCCCGCCAGATCACCAGCTACCGTGCGCACCAGAAGCGCGAGAACGCGGCAGCTTCGATCTCCGGCATGCGCGGCTCGCTCGAGCAGATGATGTCGCAGTTGAAGACGGCGGGCCGCAAGGAATTCCCGCTGATCGTCAAGGCCGACGTGCAGGGCTCGCTGGAAGCGATCCTCGGCTCGCTGGAGAAGCTCGGCACCGACGAAGTCGCAGCCCGCATCCTGCATGCCGGCGTCGGCGGCATCTCGGAATCCGACGTGACGCTCGCGGAGGGTTTTAACGCCGCGATCATCGGCTTCTCGGTTCGTGCGAACAAGGAAGCCGCGGCGGCCGCCAAGCGCAACGGCATCGAGATCCGCTACTACAACATCATCTACGACCTCGTGGACGACGTGAAGAAGGCGATGAGCGGCCTGCTCGCGCCGACCTTGCGCGAAACCATGCTGGGCAATGCCGAGATCCTGGAGATCTTCAACATCTCCAAGGTCGGCAAAGTCGCCGGCTGCCGCGTCAGCGACGGCACCGTGGAACGCGGCGCCAACGTGCGCCTGATCCGCGACAACGTCGTCGTGCACGAGGGCAAGCTGTCGACGCTGAAGCGCTTCAAGGACGAAGTGAAGGAAGTCCAGGCCGGCCAGGAATGCGGCATGGCCTTCGAGAGCTACCACGACATGCGCGTGGGCGACGTGATCGAGTGTTATCGAGTGGAGACGATCCAGCGCTCCCTGTAAGTCCAAATCTTACCGAAGCGCGCGGATCTTTTTGAACTGAAATTGCGGGAGTGCGGTGGCCGGATTTGTCCGGCCATCCGCCTCTCATTCCATTCAACAGGACAATGCTCGTGTCCAAACACGGGCATGCCGAGGTGATTTCTGGAAAATGCCCCGCCACCATCAGAAAAAGAGCTCCGCGCCCGGCGGCTCGCAGCGTCAGTTGCGCGTCGGCGAGTCGGTTCGCCACGCGATAGCCGATATTCTGGCGCAAGGCAGTGTGCATGATGCGGACCTCGAAGGTCACATCATCACCGTGCCGGAGGTACGGATGTCGCCCGACCTGAAGCTCGCGACAATCTACGTGATGCCGCTCGGTGGCCGCGACACCGAGGTCGTCATCGCTGCACTCGAGCGCAACAAGAAATTCCTGCGCGGCGAGGTCGCGCGGCGCGTTAACCTGAAATTTGCACCTGACATTCGCTTCCGCGTCGACGAACGATTCGACGAAGCGGAACGGATCGAGAAGCTATTGCGAACGCCTGCGGTGCAAAGAGATTTGGAACAGGATCCGGATTCGGATCGGGAAGAAGAGCAATGACGATGGACCCGGCTCGCGGCACGATCGGCAGCGAAGTGCCCGATACACGCGACGTGCAGAAAAATAATTTTGCGGAAGTCAGCGGCGACACGCAGCCGCACCAGGAGCCGCGCCGCGTCAACAATGATCCGCGCGCCAGGCAGCAGAAGGGCAACCAGCCGCGCCGCGACCGGCGCGACGTCCATGGCTGGGTCGTGCTCGACAAGCCGATCGGCATGACCTCGACGCAGGCCGTTGCCGTGCTCAAGCGCCTGTTCCAGGCCAAGCGTGCCGGTCACGCCGGCACGCTTGACCCGCTCGCCTCCGGTGGCCTGCCGATCGCACTCG
The DNA window shown above is from Bradyrhizobium sp. CB1650 and carries:
- the infB gene encoding translation initiation factor IF-2, which translates into the protein MVDTKTPGDKKLSVPSKTLSLKPRVETGTVRQSFSHGRSKQVVVEKRGKRRIGDGGPEPQAAEVAKPAPAAPAPARPAPPPAQPRNAGSGVVLRTLTEDERSARASALADAKLREVEERRHAEEEAQRRAVREAAERAEREAAEARRKAEEERHRHEDEAKRKAETEAKKRFGEGEQPQSAARTATAAPAAPSARPGTATARPTASAARPATTAQRPTGPAGRAPAVAAGPDEDEGPRQIRRGPGGAVRPAAAPKTTHKPGPQKERGRLTVVTALNADDVRERSIASFRRRTQRLKGHASNEPKEKLIREVTIPEAITIQELANRMSERAVDVIRMLMKQGAMHKITDVIDADTAQLIAEELGHTVKRVAASDVEEGLFDVVDDSTDTEPRSPVVTVMGHVDHGKTSLLDALRHANVVSGEAGGITQHIGAYQVLSPESGKKITFIDTPGHAAFTAMRARGAKVTDIVVLVVAADDGVMPQTVEAINHAKAARVPIIVAINKIDKPDAKPERVRTELLQHEVQVESFGGEVVDVEVSAKNKTNLDKLLEMIALQAEILDLKTNSHRPAEGTVIEAKLDRGRGPVATVLVQRGTLRVGDIIVAGAEMGRVRALISDQGETVQEAGPSVPVEVLGFNGPPEAGDRLAVVENEARARQITSYRAHQKRENAAASISGMRGSLEQMMSQLKTAGRKEFPLIVKADVQGSLEAILGSLEKLGTDEVAARILHAGVGGISESDVTLAEGFNAAIIGFSVRANKEAAAAAKRNGIEIRYYNIIYDLVDDVKKAMSGLLAPTLRETMLGNAEILEIFNISKVGKVAGCRVSDGTVERGANVRLIRDNVVVHEGKLSTLKRFKDEVKEVQAGQECGMAFESYHDMRVGDVIECYRVETIQRSL
- the rbfA gene encoding 30S ribosome-binding factor RbfA; this encodes MPRHHQKKSSAPGGSQRQLRVGESVRHAIADILAQGSVHDADLEGHIITVPEVRMSPDLKLATIYVMPLGGRDTEVVIAALERNKKFLRGEVARRVNLKFAPDIRFRVDERFDEAERIEKLLRTPAVQRDLEQDPDSDREEEQ